A section of the Bombus terrestris chromosome 2, iyBomTerr1.2, whole genome shotgun sequence genome encodes:
- the LOC100648967 gene encoding uncharacterized protein LOC100648967 isoform X1 yields the protein MASTESLVCDTLDLSGQGLKKLPRCPSDADISTLIIDDNELQRLDNLDSYHRITKLSIVRNQLLRMYGVSKLHNLVTLNLANNGILTIEGIKDMINLQTLCLAGNNIKSIEHLHTNTKLEHLDLSENSISHISDISYLRNLKELFLHNNRIITLRQCERYLPTSLETFTLSNNNITDLNEMSHLANLKNVVNFSIANNPCVSMTGNSIGFDYRPFVINWCMSLKSIDGYHVDPIESLKAEWLYSQGRGRQFRVGEHALLAQYLASVCPLSGESLENETDRKLRLILSKAQHHQQQLNQQSDTGSVHSLSSVGMSPSPATRRRLSHNRTGSPRRTIAPMLTYYEDKCLQSPKFYEAKYCVCHSPCKGSSRNSLRMRSPDRMVSSCHTDAIVSSCHTLLSEDQESLMTQSLDPNMLCGTLANKTPNTVVLQDTEETSSPLQAATKLVPVPESLMSPDFRPPSGLSRVLAKTPPSKLTSPCQITMPSKLISDGDGKAIPIINTVNPMAKTNLTSIKANALVKSSSATNCAVGKPNIAKPIITNTSTKCPHSVKINNYVQSKTLPAKRNTKNSPNLGRNIPRPKSANDKIKTSVIKSNGDGDADNATQSSDEDSEVCQAKLDSIRHRAIQRRQEDNKDQDEAEKAAICIQRMWRGYHTRNLNKKATTILKTIEMIRTNKYIQKLSTDMEATRTALESEHKLQLLQMQAINALWKKVVSLQPTANRDSTNTDNENIAQNVDVVTNLAQTCNLLHTQVQQLQDSMSEIKRCMSNMQTKANLIDNGVATQTEISAVHTPAGEENMFPYARPHRPQTLPIHQTIHEGNENKSFASNLIDNVLKKVSQSTDTTDDEVNTDILNSNENPELLNSTEHPDMFKSCEEIIEPDFKDIVEHDVKHEYDVIDNAVINGEVCEETLCKELHNFIETEITTENCANLETGNNSEEIEKE from the exons ATGGCTTCGACGG aatCCTTAGTATGCGATACACTCGATCTAAGCGGTCAAGGTTTGAAGAAACTTCCTCGTTGTCCGTCAGATGCAGATATCAGCACATTGATCATTGACGATAATGAGCTCCAGCGTCTCGATAATCTTGATTCTTATCATAGAATTACTAAG ctATCAATAGTAAGGAATCAATTGCTTCGTATGTATGGGGTATCAAAGTTACATAATCTTGTAACTCTTAATTTAGCAAATAATGGTATCTTGACCATAGAAGGCATAAAGGATATGATAAATTTACAAACACTTTGCTTAGCTGGCAATAATATAaag TCTATTGAACACCTGCACACAAATACCAAGCTGGAACATTTAGATTTATCTGAAAATAGCATCAGTCATATTTCAGACATATCTTATCTACGAAATTTAAAG GAACTGTTTTTACATAACAATCGCATAATAACATTAAGGCAATGTGAACGCTATTTACCTACTTCTCTAGAAACATTTACATTGTCAAACAATAACATTACAGATTTGAATGAAATGTCACATTTagctaatttaaaaaatgtagtcAATTTTTCAATTGCTAATAATCCATGTGTCAGTATGACAGGTAACAGTAT TGGTTTTGACTATCGACCTTTTGTTATCAATTGGTGTATGAGCTTGAAATCAATTGATGGCTATCATGTTGATCCTATTGAAAG TTTAAAAGCAGAGTGGCTATATTCTCAGGGACGCGGTAGACAATTCCGTGTTGGCGAACATGCATTACTTGCACAGTATTTAGCATCTGTTTGCCCACTTTCTGGTGAATCCCTAGAAAATGAAACTGACAGGAAGCTAAGGCTAATTTTGAGTAAAGCACAACATCATCAACAGCAATTAAATCAACAAAGTGATACTGGAAGTGTGCACAGCTTAAGTAGCGTCGGAATGAGTCCTTCTCCGGCTACTAGGCGTAGACTTAGTCATAACAGGACAGGTTCTCCTAGACGTACCA TTGCGCCAATGTTGACATACTATGAAGATAAATGCTTACAGTCACCAAAATTTTATGAAGCAAAGTACTGTGTGTGCCATTCGCCTTGTAAAG GTTCATCAAGAAATTCATTGAGAATGAGATCACCTGATAGAATGGTATCTAGTTGTCACACTGATGCTATAGTttcttcatgccatactttattaAGTGAAGATCAGGAATCATTGATGACTCAGAGTTTAGATCCAAATATGCTTTGTGGTACTTTAGCTAACAAGACTCCAAATACGGTTGTTTTGCAAGATACAGAAG AAACATCTAGTCCTCTGCAAGCTGCAACAAAATTAGTGCCAGTTCCTGAATCTTTAATGAGTCCAGATTTTCGTCCACCATCTGGTCTTTCTCGAGTGTTAGCAAAAACTCCACCAAGCAAATTAACATCACCTTGTCAAATTACAATGCCAAGCAAGCTCATTTCTGATGGAGATGGCAAGGCTATTCCCATAATAAATACAGTAAATCCAATGGCTAAAACAAATCTTACTTCTATAAAAGCGAATGCACTTGTAAAAAGTAGTTCAGCAACAAATTGTGCTGTTGGAAAACCAAATATTGCAAAGCCTATTATTACAAATACTAGTACTAAATGTCCCCATAGTGTGAAAATCAATAATTATGTTCAAAGCAAAACATTGCCTGCAAAACGAAATACAAAAAATTCACCAAACTTAGGCAGAAATATACCAAGGCCAAAGAGTGctaatgataaaattaaaactagTGTCATTAAAAGCAATGGAGATGGCGATGCAGATAATGCTACTCAAAGTAGTGATGAAGATAGTGAAGTATGTCAAGCGAAATTAGATAGCATTCGACATAGAGCTATTCAAAGAAGACAGGAAGATAATAAAG ATCAAGATGAAGCTGAGAAAGCAGCAATATGTATTCAAAGGATGTGGAGAGGATATCATACTAGGAATCTTAATAAAAAAGCAACCACTATATTGAAGACTATCGAAATGATAAGGACGAATAAATATATCCA gaAACTCTCTACTGATATGGAAGCTACTCGAACTGCGTTAGAAAGTGAACATAAATTACAGTTATTACAAATGCAAGCAATTAATGCATTGTGGAAGAAAGTTGTTAGTCTTCAACCTACTGCTAATCGAGATTCTACGAACACTGATAACGAAAATATTGCACAAAATGTAGACGTTGTAACTAATCTAGCACAAACATGTAATTTGTTGCATACTCAG GTTCAACAATTACAAGATTCTATGTCAGAAATAAAACGATGTATGTCGAATATGCAAACAAAAGCCAATCTTATTGATAACGGTGTTGCAACACAAACGGAAATATCAGCAGTTCATACCCCAGCGGGCGAAGAAAATATGTTTCCTTATGCACGACCACATAGACCACAAACTTTGCCAATTCATCAAACGATTCATGAAGGGAATGAGAATAAAAGTTTTGCATCTAATTTAATTGATAATGTGTTAAAAAAAGTATCTCAGTCTACTGATACGACAGATGATGAAGTTAATACTGACATCTTAAACTCTAATGAAAATCCCGAATTATTGAACTCAACTGAACATCCTGACATGTTTAAAAGTTGTGAAGAGATTATAGAACCTGATTTCAAGGACATAGTGGAACATGATGTAAAACATGAATATGATGTAATTGATAATGCTGTTATAAACGGTGAAGTTTGTGAAGAAACACTATGTAAAGAGTTACacaattttattgaaacagAAATTACAACAGAAAATTGTGCAAATTTGGAAACGGGAAATAATtcagaagaaattgaaaaggaaTAA
- the LOC100648851 gene encoding peptidyl-prolyl cis-trans isomerase D, producing MGDSLRNQNSNCKKNPIVFLDIAIESEKAGRIVIELFKDVVPRTAENFRALCTGEKGIGINGKKLHYKGSIFHKVLSQFMVQGGDIINFNGTSGESIYGTQFEDENFVLSHSSGGLLSMVNEGYPNSNSSQFIITVSATTHLDNTNVVFGKVLKGMGVVLEVSRAKTIQDVPVQKIHIFDCGELKHNQNWELEENDGTEDVFTPWPEDWDYSKNIKRQDYKYIMDVIQKIKDSGNYYFLRKNYVDAGRKYKKALRYYKWMMKTVDVPDSSNESIVNTKVTLLLNLAAVKLKQKSHREALKLCSEVLQINQNNSKALFRRSQAYMGLNEYDLGLADLQQALLESPNNKDILLEIDKVKRVMNSYLVIERASCQKMFK from the exons atgggAGATTCGCTAAGGAATCAGAACAGTAACTGTAAAAAAAATCCAATCGTGTTTTTAGATATAGCAATTGAATCAGAAAAAG CTGGGAGAATTGTGATAGAGCTTTTTAAAGATGTTGTACCTCGAACAGCTGAAAATTTTCGTGCACTATGTACTGGAGAAAAAGGTATTGGAATCAATGGCAAAAAGTTACATTACAAAGGAtcaatatttcataaag TGTTATCACAGTTCATGGTCCAAGGTGgagatataataaattttaatggtACAAGTGGAGAAAGTATATATGGAACACAATTTGAGGATGAAAACTTTGTGCTCTCTCATTCATCAGGAGGATTATTGAGCATGGTAAATGAGGGTTATCCAAACAGCAACAGTTCTCAGTTTATAATTACTGTTTCAGCCACGACACATCTAGATAATACTAATGTCGTATTTGGTAAAGTTTTGAAAGGAATGGGTGTTGTATTAGAAGTATCCAGAGCTAAAACAATTCAGGATGTACCAGTTCAG aaaatacatatatttgacTGCGGAGAGTTGAAACATAATCAAAATTGGGAATTGGAAGAGAATGATGGTACAGAGGATGTATTTACCCCATGGCCAGAAGATTGGgattattctaaaaatattaaaagacaaGAT tacaagtatataatgGATGTTATTCAGAAGATAAAAGATTcgggaaattattattttttacgaaAAAATTATGTAGATGCAGGCAGGAAGTATAAGAAAGCATTACGCTATTACAAATGGATGATGAAGACAGTAGACGTACCAGATTCTTCCAATGAATCAATAGTGAATACTAAAGTAACTCTATTACTTAATCTTGCAGCTGTTAAATTAAAGCAAAAGAGTCATCGCGAAGCTTTAAAGCTTTGTTCAGAG gtTTTACAAATAAATCAGAATAACAGTAAAGCATTATTTCGTAGAAGTCAAGCGTACATGGGACTAAATGAATATGATTTAGGTTTAGCAGATTTACAGCAAGCATTATTAGAATCTCctaataataaagatattttgTTAGAAATTGATAAAGTTAAAAGAGTTATGAATTCCTATTTAGTTATTGAGAGAGCTTCTTgccaaaaaatgtttaaatga
- the LOC100648967 gene encoding uncharacterized protein LOC100648967 isoform X3, protein MASTESLVCDTLDLSGQGLKKLPRCPSDADISTLIIDDNELQRLDNLDSYHRITKLSIVRNQLLRMYGVSKLHNLVTLNLANNGILTIEGIKDMINLQTLCLAGNNIKSIEHLHTNTKLEHLDLSENSISHISDISYLRNLKELFLHNNRIITLRQCERYLPTSLETFTLSNNNITDLNEMSHLANLKNVVNFSIANNPCVSMTGNSSSRNSLRMRSPDRMVSSCHTDAIVSSCHTLLSEDQESLMTQSLDPNMLCGTLANKTPNTVVLQDTEETSSPLQAATKLVPVPESLMSPDFRPPSGLSRVLAKTPPSKLTSPCQITMPSKLISDGDGKAIPIINTVNPMAKTNLTSIKANALVKSSSATNCAVGKPNIAKPIITNTSTKCPHSVKINNYVQSKTLPAKRNTKNSPNLGRNIPRPKSANDKIKTSVIKSNGDGDADNATQSSDEDSEVCQAKLDSIRHRAIQRRQEDNKDQDEAEKAAICIQRMWRGYHTRNLNKKATTILKTIEMIRTNKYIQKLSTDMEATRTALESEHKLQLLQMQAINALWKKVVSLQPTANRDSTNTDNENIAQNVDVVTNLAQTCNLLHTQVQQLQDSMSEIKRCMSNMQTKANLIDNGVATQTEISAVHTPAGEENMFPYARPHRPQTLPIHQTIHEGNENKSFASNLIDNVLKKVSQSTDTTDDEVNTDILNSNENPELLNSTEHPDMFKSCEEIIEPDFKDIVEHDVKHEYDVIDNAVINGEVCEETLCKELHNFIETEITTENCANLETGNNSEEIEKE, encoded by the exons ATGGCTTCGACGG aatCCTTAGTATGCGATACACTCGATCTAAGCGGTCAAGGTTTGAAGAAACTTCCTCGTTGTCCGTCAGATGCAGATATCAGCACATTGATCATTGACGATAATGAGCTCCAGCGTCTCGATAATCTTGATTCTTATCATAGAATTACTAAG ctATCAATAGTAAGGAATCAATTGCTTCGTATGTATGGGGTATCAAAGTTACATAATCTTGTAACTCTTAATTTAGCAAATAATGGTATCTTGACCATAGAAGGCATAAAGGATATGATAAATTTACAAACACTTTGCTTAGCTGGCAATAATATAaag TCTATTGAACACCTGCACACAAATACCAAGCTGGAACATTTAGATTTATCTGAAAATAGCATCAGTCATATTTCAGACATATCTTATCTACGAAATTTAAAG GAACTGTTTTTACATAACAATCGCATAATAACATTAAGGCAATGTGAACGCTATTTACCTACTTCTCTAGAAACATTTACATTGTCAAACAATAACATTACAGATTTGAATGAAATGTCACATTTagctaatttaaaaaatgtagtcAATTTTTCAATTGCTAATAATCCATGTGTCAGTATGACAGGTAACA GTTCATCAAGAAATTCATTGAGAATGAGATCACCTGATAGAATGGTATCTAGTTGTCACACTGATGCTATAGTttcttcatgccatactttattaAGTGAAGATCAGGAATCATTGATGACTCAGAGTTTAGATCCAAATATGCTTTGTGGTACTTTAGCTAACAAGACTCCAAATACGGTTGTTTTGCAAGATACAGAAG AAACATCTAGTCCTCTGCAAGCTGCAACAAAATTAGTGCCAGTTCCTGAATCTTTAATGAGTCCAGATTTTCGTCCACCATCTGGTCTTTCTCGAGTGTTAGCAAAAACTCCACCAAGCAAATTAACATCACCTTGTCAAATTACAATGCCAAGCAAGCTCATTTCTGATGGAGATGGCAAGGCTATTCCCATAATAAATACAGTAAATCCAATGGCTAAAACAAATCTTACTTCTATAAAAGCGAATGCACTTGTAAAAAGTAGTTCAGCAACAAATTGTGCTGTTGGAAAACCAAATATTGCAAAGCCTATTATTACAAATACTAGTACTAAATGTCCCCATAGTGTGAAAATCAATAATTATGTTCAAAGCAAAACATTGCCTGCAAAACGAAATACAAAAAATTCACCAAACTTAGGCAGAAATATACCAAGGCCAAAGAGTGctaatgataaaattaaaactagTGTCATTAAAAGCAATGGAGATGGCGATGCAGATAATGCTACTCAAAGTAGTGATGAAGATAGTGAAGTATGTCAAGCGAAATTAGATAGCATTCGACATAGAGCTATTCAAAGAAGACAGGAAGATAATAAAG ATCAAGATGAAGCTGAGAAAGCAGCAATATGTATTCAAAGGATGTGGAGAGGATATCATACTAGGAATCTTAATAAAAAAGCAACCACTATATTGAAGACTATCGAAATGATAAGGACGAATAAATATATCCA gaAACTCTCTACTGATATGGAAGCTACTCGAACTGCGTTAGAAAGTGAACATAAATTACAGTTATTACAAATGCAAGCAATTAATGCATTGTGGAAGAAAGTTGTTAGTCTTCAACCTACTGCTAATCGAGATTCTACGAACACTGATAACGAAAATATTGCACAAAATGTAGACGTTGTAACTAATCTAGCACAAACATGTAATTTGTTGCATACTCAG GTTCAACAATTACAAGATTCTATGTCAGAAATAAAACGATGTATGTCGAATATGCAAACAAAAGCCAATCTTATTGATAACGGTGTTGCAACACAAACGGAAATATCAGCAGTTCATACCCCAGCGGGCGAAGAAAATATGTTTCCTTATGCACGACCACATAGACCACAAACTTTGCCAATTCATCAAACGATTCATGAAGGGAATGAGAATAAAAGTTTTGCATCTAATTTAATTGATAATGTGTTAAAAAAAGTATCTCAGTCTACTGATACGACAGATGATGAAGTTAATACTGACATCTTAAACTCTAATGAAAATCCCGAATTATTGAACTCAACTGAACATCCTGACATGTTTAAAAGTTGTGAAGAGATTATAGAACCTGATTTCAAGGACATAGTGGAACATGATGTAAAACATGAATATGATGTAATTGATAATGCTGTTATAAACGGTGAAGTTTGTGAAGAAACACTATGTAAAGAGTTACacaattttattgaaacagAAATTACAACAGAAAATTGTGCAAATTTGGAAACGGGAAATAATtcagaagaaattgaaaaggaaTAA
- the LOC100648967 gene encoding uncharacterized protein LOC100648967 isoform X2, protein MASTESLVCDTLDLSGQGLKKLPRCPSDADISTLIIDDNELQRLDNLDSYHRITKLSIVRNQLLRMYGVSKLHNLVTLNLANNGILTIEGIKDMINLQTLCLAGNNIKSIEHLHTNTKLEHLDLSENSISHISDISYLRNLKELFLHNNRIITLRQCERYLPTSLETFTLSNNNITDLNEMSHLANLKNVVNFSIANNPCVSMTGNSIGFDYRPFVINWCMSLKSIDGYHVDPIESLKAEWLYSQGRGRQFRVGEHALLAQYLASVCPLSGESLENETDRKLRLILSKAQHHQQQLNQQSDTGSVHSLSSVGMSPSPATRRRLSHNRTGSPRRTSSSRNSLRMRSPDRMVSSCHTDAIVSSCHTLLSEDQESLMTQSLDPNMLCGTLANKTPNTVVLQDTEETSSPLQAATKLVPVPESLMSPDFRPPSGLSRVLAKTPPSKLTSPCQITMPSKLISDGDGKAIPIINTVNPMAKTNLTSIKANALVKSSSATNCAVGKPNIAKPIITNTSTKCPHSVKINNYVQSKTLPAKRNTKNSPNLGRNIPRPKSANDKIKTSVIKSNGDGDADNATQSSDEDSEVCQAKLDSIRHRAIQRRQEDNKDQDEAEKAAICIQRMWRGYHTRNLNKKATTILKTIEMIRTNKYIQKLSTDMEATRTALESEHKLQLLQMQAINALWKKVVSLQPTANRDSTNTDNENIAQNVDVVTNLAQTCNLLHTQVQQLQDSMSEIKRCMSNMQTKANLIDNGVATQTEISAVHTPAGEENMFPYARPHRPQTLPIHQTIHEGNENKSFASNLIDNVLKKVSQSTDTTDDEVNTDILNSNENPELLNSTEHPDMFKSCEEIIEPDFKDIVEHDVKHEYDVIDNAVINGEVCEETLCKELHNFIETEITTENCANLETGNNSEEIEKE, encoded by the exons ATGGCTTCGACGG aatCCTTAGTATGCGATACACTCGATCTAAGCGGTCAAGGTTTGAAGAAACTTCCTCGTTGTCCGTCAGATGCAGATATCAGCACATTGATCATTGACGATAATGAGCTCCAGCGTCTCGATAATCTTGATTCTTATCATAGAATTACTAAG ctATCAATAGTAAGGAATCAATTGCTTCGTATGTATGGGGTATCAAAGTTACATAATCTTGTAACTCTTAATTTAGCAAATAATGGTATCTTGACCATAGAAGGCATAAAGGATATGATAAATTTACAAACACTTTGCTTAGCTGGCAATAATATAaag TCTATTGAACACCTGCACACAAATACCAAGCTGGAACATTTAGATTTATCTGAAAATAGCATCAGTCATATTTCAGACATATCTTATCTACGAAATTTAAAG GAACTGTTTTTACATAACAATCGCATAATAACATTAAGGCAATGTGAACGCTATTTACCTACTTCTCTAGAAACATTTACATTGTCAAACAATAACATTACAGATTTGAATGAAATGTCACATTTagctaatttaaaaaatgtagtcAATTTTTCAATTGCTAATAATCCATGTGTCAGTATGACAGGTAACAGTAT TGGTTTTGACTATCGACCTTTTGTTATCAATTGGTGTATGAGCTTGAAATCAATTGATGGCTATCATGTTGATCCTATTGAAAG TTTAAAAGCAGAGTGGCTATATTCTCAGGGACGCGGTAGACAATTCCGTGTTGGCGAACATGCATTACTTGCACAGTATTTAGCATCTGTTTGCCCACTTTCTGGTGAATCCCTAGAAAATGAAACTGACAGGAAGCTAAGGCTAATTTTGAGTAAAGCACAACATCATCAACAGCAATTAAATCAACAAAGTGATACTGGAAGTGTGCACAGCTTAAGTAGCGTCGGAATGAGTCCTTCTCCGGCTACTAGGCGTAGACTTAGTCATAACAGGACAGGTTCTCCTAGACGTACCA GTTCATCAAGAAATTCATTGAGAATGAGATCACCTGATAGAATGGTATCTAGTTGTCACACTGATGCTATAGTttcttcatgccatactttattaAGTGAAGATCAGGAATCATTGATGACTCAGAGTTTAGATCCAAATATGCTTTGTGGTACTTTAGCTAACAAGACTCCAAATACGGTTGTTTTGCAAGATACAGAAG AAACATCTAGTCCTCTGCAAGCTGCAACAAAATTAGTGCCAGTTCCTGAATCTTTAATGAGTCCAGATTTTCGTCCACCATCTGGTCTTTCTCGAGTGTTAGCAAAAACTCCACCAAGCAAATTAACATCACCTTGTCAAATTACAATGCCAAGCAAGCTCATTTCTGATGGAGATGGCAAGGCTATTCCCATAATAAATACAGTAAATCCAATGGCTAAAACAAATCTTACTTCTATAAAAGCGAATGCACTTGTAAAAAGTAGTTCAGCAACAAATTGTGCTGTTGGAAAACCAAATATTGCAAAGCCTATTATTACAAATACTAGTACTAAATGTCCCCATAGTGTGAAAATCAATAATTATGTTCAAAGCAAAACATTGCCTGCAAAACGAAATACAAAAAATTCACCAAACTTAGGCAGAAATATACCAAGGCCAAAGAGTGctaatgataaaattaaaactagTGTCATTAAAAGCAATGGAGATGGCGATGCAGATAATGCTACTCAAAGTAGTGATGAAGATAGTGAAGTATGTCAAGCGAAATTAGATAGCATTCGACATAGAGCTATTCAAAGAAGACAGGAAGATAATAAAG ATCAAGATGAAGCTGAGAAAGCAGCAATATGTATTCAAAGGATGTGGAGAGGATATCATACTAGGAATCTTAATAAAAAAGCAACCACTATATTGAAGACTATCGAAATGATAAGGACGAATAAATATATCCA gaAACTCTCTACTGATATGGAAGCTACTCGAACTGCGTTAGAAAGTGAACATAAATTACAGTTATTACAAATGCAAGCAATTAATGCATTGTGGAAGAAAGTTGTTAGTCTTCAACCTACTGCTAATCGAGATTCTACGAACACTGATAACGAAAATATTGCACAAAATGTAGACGTTGTAACTAATCTAGCACAAACATGTAATTTGTTGCATACTCAG GTTCAACAATTACAAGATTCTATGTCAGAAATAAAACGATGTATGTCGAATATGCAAACAAAAGCCAATCTTATTGATAACGGTGTTGCAACACAAACGGAAATATCAGCAGTTCATACCCCAGCGGGCGAAGAAAATATGTTTCCTTATGCACGACCACATAGACCACAAACTTTGCCAATTCATCAAACGATTCATGAAGGGAATGAGAATAAAAGTTTTGCATCTAATTTAATTGATAATGTGTTAAAAAAAGTATCTCAGTCTACTGATACGACAGATGATGAAGTTAATACTGACATCTTAAACTCTAATGAAAATCCCGAATTATTGAACTCAACTGAACATCCTGACATGTTTAAAAGTTGTGAAGAGATTATAGAACCTGATTTCAAGGACATAGTGGAACATGATGTAAAACATGAATATGATGTAATTGATAATGCTGTTATAAACGGTGAAGTTTGTGAAGAAACACTATGTAAAGAGTTACacaattttattgaaacagAAATTACAACAGAAAATTGTGCAAATTTGGAAACGGGAAATAATtcagaagaaattgaaaaggaaTAA
- the LOC100648736 gene encoding NEDD4 family-interacting protein 1-like translates to MDSNIHYNMPPQTNSNLNEEPSSQNEVPTLAVSVSVIQNDTINSGNIAAAQTSIEDRMTGGEDIPPPKADFSAPPPYEVATKLPSYEEVQREKTLQGEPYPQIHMPENIRTPARPLTILAIDTEVVEGDPESTLLGTDFMFFTAFLVAFCFNWIGFLLMMCFCHTIASRYGALSGFGLSLSKWTFIVKHSTDLASRENSWLWWLIMGFGVLICARAIIQYLNIKRGWRLLPGSAQERLLFFY, encoded by the exons ATGGATAGTAATATTCATTACAATATG ccTCCACAAACAAACAGTAACTTAAATGAGGAACCATCATCCCAAAATGAAGTACCTACACTAGCTGTGTCTGTATCAGTTATACAAAATGATACAATCAATTCGGGAAACATTGCTGCAGCACAAACTTCAATTGAAGACCGTATG ACTGGAGGAGAAGACATTCCACCTCCAAAGGCAGATTTTTCAGCGCCACCACCTTATGAAGTTGCCACAAAATTACCTAGTTATGAGGAAGTACAACGTGAGAAAACATTACAAGGAGAACCTTACCCTCAAATCCACATG ccTGAAAATATTAGAACACCAGCAAGGCCTTTAACAATATTGGCTATAGATACTGAAGTTGTAGAAGGAGATCCAGAGAGTACTTTACTTGGCACTGATTTTATGTTCTTTACAGCATTTTTGG TTGCATTTTGTTTTAATTGGATCGGATTTTTACTAATGATGTGCTTCTGTCATACAATTGCATCTCGATATGGAGCACTGTCTGGTTTTGGTTTGTCTTTGTCAAAATGGACATTTATTGTTAAACATTCCACTGATCTTGCATCACGTGAAAATTCATGGCTATGGTGGTTGATAATGGGATTTG GAGTTTTGATTTGTGCACGTGCTATTATTCAATATTTGAACATCAAACGTGGTTGGAGACTACTACCTGGAAGTGCTCAGGAACGCTTACTCTTTTTTTATTAA